The Candidatus Omnitrophota bacterium genome window below encodes:
- the ispH gene encoding 4-hydroxy-3-methylbut-2-enyl diphosphate reductase → MKINLAKSAGFCFGVKRAIDIAYKTLAGNKNVYMLGNIVHNEEVAKRLEKAGLKKTQGLGCGKNKIFLIRAHGAGLNIIEQARKLGYKIVDATCPMVKEIHKIAHNAQSHGQTVILIGDKNHDEVIGIIGQLKKKPILIDSLQSVHLKKIKKIKKATLVVQSTQNIEKVMKIFDLLKPHIKELKLFNTICLPTRLKQQEMKNMPLENDVMIIIGSKTSANTKRLYEISKSLNDRSYWVRSKKDIKPAWFKGVNSVGITAGASTPDDTTKEIIAYIKKATLNNLPISPCL, encoded by the coding sequence ATGAAAATAAATCTGGCTAAATCAGCAGGTTTCTGTTTTGGCGTAAAAAGGGCGATTGACATCGCCTATAAAACACTCGCCGGTAATAAGAACGTCTATATGCTCGGCAATATTGTGCATAACGAAGAGGTGGCTAAAAGGCTGGAAAAGGCGGGCTTAAAAAAAACTCAGGGGCTCGGCTGCGGAAAAAATAAAATCTTTTTAATCCGCGCCCACGGAGCCGGCCTTAATATTATCGAACAAGCCCGTAAGCTCGGATACAAAATTGTCGATGCTACTTGCCCCATGGTAAAGGAAATCCATAAAATCGCCCATAATGCCCAGAGCCATGGACAGACGGTTATATTAATCGGAGATAAAAACCATGACGAGGTAATCGGAATCATAGGGCAGCTGAAAAAGAAACCAATACTAATCGATAGCCTGCAAAGCGTACATTTGAAAAAGATCAAAAAAATAAAAAAGGCTACTCTTGTAGTTCAGTCTACGCAGAATATTGAAAAGGTAATGAAAATTTTTGATCTATTAAAACCGCATATCAAAGAATTAAAATTATTTAATACTATCTGCCTCCCGACGCGTTTAAAACAGCAAGAGATGAAAAATATGCCTTTGGAAAATGACGTTATGATTATTATCGGTTCAAAGACCAGCGCTAATACTAAAAGGCTTTACGAAATCTCAAAATCGCTAAACGATAGGAGCTATTGGGTCCGATCAAAAAAAGATATAAAGCCTGCCTGGTTTAAAGGGGTAAATTCGGTGGGGATTACTGCTGGGGCATCGACCCCTGATGATACCACAAAAGAAATCATTGCCTACATAAAAAAGGCAACCTTAAACAACCTTCCTATTTCGCCTTGCCTGTAA
- a CDS encoding phytoene/squalene synthase family protein, whose protein sequence is MEGLLLAEAITKQHAKTFYFSSRFLKKEKRSAAYAVYAICRISDEAVDGKRDPSTLGSLAILQQKIDSVYKNAPPADPLLLAFQQSINKYHVQKKYFDALIEGMYMDLYKNRYKNFEELYDYCYKAAGVVGLIMLEIFGYTNPKAADYAISLGVAMQLTNILRDIKEDFNRNRIYLPEDEMQRFQVSESDIFRSQINENFKALMKFQIARSREYYEKAKQGIKMLADLNSRFVACAMADIYSGILNSIEKNDFDVFTKRACVSTPKKIIAVSKIIFKGKYL, encoded by the coding sequence ATGGAAGGTTTGCTATTAGCAGAGGCGATCACCAAACAACATGCCAAAACATTCTATTTTTCTTCCCGATTCCTAAAAAAAGAAAAAAGATCCGCCGCATATGCGGTATATGCAATATGCCGCATCAGCGATGAAGCTGTAGATGGTAAACGAGATCCTTCAACCTTAGGCAGCCTAGCTATACTTCAACAAAAAATTGATTCTGTCTACAAAAACGCGCCCCCTGCCGATCCTCTCTTATTAGCCTTTCAGCAATCTATAAACAAATACCATGTCCAAAAAAAATATTTTGACGCCCTCATAGAAGGCATGTATATGGATTTATATAAGAACCGCTACAAAAACTTTGAGGAATTATATGATTACTGTTACAAGGCAGCCGGCGTAGTGGGGCTAATCATGTTAGAGATATTCGGCTACACAAACCCAAAGGCAGCAGATTATGCCATAAGTTTGGGCGTAGCCATGCAATTAACTAATATCCTGCGCGACATCAAAGAAGATTTTAATCGAAACAGGATCTACCTCCCTGAAGATGAAATGCAGCGCTTTCAAGTATCAGAAAGCGATATCTTTCGTTCACAAATAAATGAGAATTTTAAAGCATTGATGAAATTCCAAATAGCCCGCTCAAGAGAATATTACGAAAAAGCCAAACAAGGGATAAAGATGCTTGCTGACCTAAATTCCCGTTTTGTGGCCTGCGCTATGGCTGACATCTACTCCGGAATACTAAACTCCATAGAAAAAAATGATTTTGATGTCTTTACCAAACGTGCCTGCGTAAGCACCCCGAAAAAAATAATCGCTGTCTCAAAGATAATATTTAAAGGAAAGTATCTATGA
- a CDS encoding lycopene cyclase domain-containing protein, whose amino-acid sequence MSEYMVVLILSIVVPFLLSFWPGLKFYRNIRSLFISVFLIVIIFGSWDIFATYRGHWYFNPRGVWGFRVINLPLEEVLFFVVIPFCCIFTWEAIKYLGGRFK is encoded by the coding sequence ATGTCAGAATATATGGTAGTTTTAATTTTGTCCATAGTAGTGCCTTTTCTGTTAAGTTTTTGGCCCGGACTTAAATTTTACCGCAATATCCGTTCCCTTTTTATCAGCGTATTTCTCATAGTTATTATCTTCGGCAGTTGGGATATATTCGCAACATATAGAGGCCACTGGTACTTTAATCCAAGAGGCGTCTGGGGTTTTAGGGTTATTAACCTTCCGCTGGAAGAGGTATTGTTTTTTGTGGTTATACCTTTTTGTTGTATTTTTACTTGGGAAGCGATTAAGTATCTTGGGGGAAGATTTAAATGA
- a CDS encoding lycopene cyclase domain-containing protein gives MKEYTILGIAAVLLTVYLDKASHINLLKKKGYYVFILVILFFKMLVNGYLTGKQIVMYRPQFFLGLRIGSIPLEDFLFGFSMVTMTIIFWEYFKKRQAC, from the coding sequence ATGAAAGAGTATACTATCTTAGGTATAGCCGCGGTTTTATTGACTGTCTACTTAGATAAGGCCAGCCATATTAACCTGCTTAAGAAAAAGGGGTACTATGTATTTATCCTGGTAATTCTATTTTTTAAAATGTTGGTGAACGGTTATTTAACCGGCAAGCAAATTGTAATGTATCGGCCGCAATTTTTTTTGGGATTAAGGATAGGGAGTATTCCTCTGGAAGATTTTTTATTTGGCTTTAGCATGGTAACCATGACCATAATTTTCTGGGAGTATTTTAAAAAGAGGCAGGCATGTTAA
- a CDS encoding tetratricopeptide repeat protein produces MLKRSILFFVAFSFLGINLSYGLDWKELHEKADNMILSDILADVKARPDSINDLYVLGLVYLNLHKDKEAGEAFNKVLTLDPRAIEAKWGKAEVLRRRHQPQKSEELLSGVLKQNPDFPPASITLAYIRYTQMNFKAAVRLAITVLRQGEKNVDRGNQVRAHLIYGGTKGMIAHYGGPLSKIINGTAVLPSLKAAERLQPESAEVKFGLGSFYLLAPALAGGNLEKAEAYLKKAVENDPLFADAYVRLGQLYKVKGDDVRYNKYLNKALEIDPQNELALDIKSGTCKFICFNKGIESN; encoded by the coding sequence ATGTTAAAAAGATCAATATTATTTTTCGTTGCATTTTCTTTTTTAGGGATAAATTTATCTTACGGTTTAGATTGGAAAGAGTTGCATGAAAAAGCAGATAATATGATTTTATCGGATATCTTAGCCGATGTTAAGGCAAGGCCTGATTCTATAAATGATTTATATGTTCTGGGTTTGGTCTATTTGAATTTACATAAGGATAAAGAAGCAGGAGAGGCTTTTAATAAAGTTTTAACTTTAGACCCTAGGGCAATCGAGGCAAAATGGGGAAAGGCTGAAGTCCTGCGCCGGCGGCATCAGCCGCAGAAAAGCGAAGAGCTGTTAAGCGGGGTATTAAAACAGAATCCCGATTTCCCCCCGGCCTCTATAACCCTGGCTTATATAAGATACACCCAGATGAATTTTAAAGCAGCGGTCAGATTGGCTATAACGGTATTGAGACAGGGAGAAAAAAATGTTGACCGGGGCAATCAGGTGCGTGCCCATTTGATATACGGAGGTACAAAGGGTATGATCGCGCACTACGGAGGCCCTCTCTCAAAGATCATCAATGGCACAGCGGTATTACCGAGCTTAAAGGCGGCGGAGAGATTACAGCCTGAATCAGCGGAGGTCAAATTTGGCTTGGGTAGTTTTTATCTTTTGGCGCCTGCTTTAGCCGGGGGAAATTTGGAAAAGGCAGAAGCTTATCTCAAAAAAGCAGTTGAAAATGATCCGCTATTTGCTGATGCTTATGTAAGATTGGGTCAGCTTTATAAAGTTAAGGGTGATGACGTAAGATATAATAAATATTTAAATAAAGCGCTGGAGATTGATCCTCAGAACGAATTAGCACTGGATATCAAAAGTGGCACATGTAAATTTATTTGTTTTAATAAAGGCATAGAATCAAATTAG
- a CDS encoding cation transporting ATPase C-terminal domain-containing protein, which yields MLVFGELFHLFSCRSLTRSMSALGVFSNRWIFFGVILEFPYLKKDV from the coding sequence GTGCTTGTTTTCGGAGAACTTTTTCATCTTTTTAGCTGCCGGTCTCTAACCCGGTCGATGTCCGCTCTCGGAGTGTTCTCTAACAGGTGGATATTCTTCGGCGTTATCCTAGAATTTCCCTATCTGAAGAAAGACGTTTGA
- a CDS encoding alpha/beta fold hydrolase gives MLMPSILSGTLLTSDHQKIAYCHYKVGHDKVVIIVHGFYNSKDAVILKKFAEVLYDDYDIFMFDFRGHGKSSGFFSWTSKEGIDLEVALDYMDGKYKKIAMLAFSFGASVAINTLAYDKRVDSLICVSSVSDPNKIDYQFWELDLKGDLAYTLFTFEGLKGRGFRLGPFWLKKEKPIDNVAKIQIPILYIHGDRDWVIKPWHSQALYDKTQSKKRMAIIKGGPHAEYLIRDYFTQFMTETKNWFQETLT, from the coding sequence ATGTTAATGCCATCTATATTATCTGGTACTTTGTTAACATCGGATCATCAAAAGATAGCGTATTGTCATTATAAGGTTGGTCACGATAAAGTAGTTATTATAGTTCACGGTTTTTATAATAGTAAAGACGCCGTAATATTAAAGAAATTCGCTGAGGTTCTGTATGATGATTATGATATATTTATGTTCGATTTTAGAGGGCACGGGAAGAGCAGTGGATTTTTTTCATGGACAAGTAAAGAGGGTATAGATTTAGAAGTAGCGCTGGACTATATGGATGGAAAATATAAGAAAATAGCCATGCTCGCTTTTTCTTTTGGAGCAAGCGTAGCTATCAATACCTTAGCGTACGATAAACGGGTCGATTCGCTTATATGTGTAAGTTCTGTATCAGATCCTAACAAAATTGATTATCAGTTTTGGGAGTTGGATTTAAAAGGTGACTTAGCATATACTTTGTTTACTTTCGAAGGCCTTAAAGGAAGAGGATTTCGTCTCGGGCCATTTTGGCTTAAAAAAGAAAAGCCTATTGATAATGTAGCTAAAATACAAATTCCTATCCTATATATTCACGGAGACAGGGATTGGGTGATTAAGCCATGGCATTCTCAAGCGCTTTATGATAAAACGCAGTCTAAGAAAAGGATGGCCATTATTAAAGGCGGGCCACATGCGGAATATTTAATAAGAGATTATTTCACGCAATTTATGACTGAAACTAAAAATTGGTTTCAGGAAACATTAACATAA
- a CDS encoding DapH/DapD/GlmU-related protein has translation MKSIFITIGQLIFSLVMYIIGTVYFGLALIPSIAIVLKAWNAGLLMQPISRYALLGFSLAGGYFVFGFSMIILAGLTRTILGLRLKEGNYPIFSPMALKWAFVSALYLFINFTFVDFILLTPFANLLQRLLGAKLGKNVQINSKFVFDATLLEIGDNTVVGGGAIIIGHVVERGILKLKRVKIGKNVTIGSHATIMPGCEIGDNAIIGASAVLLKNTKVESRAVYFGVPAEQLKPHHHKEETDNAQR, from the coding sequence GTGAAAAGTATATTTATTACTATTGGCCAACTTATTTTCTCGTTGGTTATGTATATTATTGGAACAGTATATTTTGGTTTAGCATTAATTCCCAGTATTGCTATTGTTTTAAAAGCTTGGAATGCAGGCCTGTTAATGCAGCCGATTAGCCGTTATGCGCTTTTAGGATTTTCATTAGCTGGGGGATATTTTGTTTTTGGTTTTTCTATGATTATACTTGCAGGCTTAACAAGGACGATTTTAGGTTTACGACTTAAAGAGGGAAATTATCCAATTTTTTCTCCGATGGCTTTAAAATGGGCTTTTGTTAGTGCCCTGTATCTTTTTATTAATTTTACCTTCGTTGATTTTATTCTTCTTACTCCCTTTGCTAATTTGTTGCAGCGACTTTTAGGTGCTAAGCTAGGGAAAAATGTTCAAATAAATTCAAAATTCGTATTTGATGCCACTCTTCTTGAGATTGGCGATAATACAGTAGTCGGAGGCGGTGCAATTATTATTGGGCATGTGGTAGAACGAGGTATTCTTAAACTTAAAAGAGTAAAAATTGGGAAAAATGTAACCATTGGTTCTCACGCTACAATTATGCCGGGATGCGAGATTGGTGATAATGCAATCATTGGTGCAAGCGCAGTCCTTTTGAAAAATACCAAAGTTGAATCGAGGGCGGTGTATTTTGGTGTACCCGCCGAGCAGCTTAAGCCTCATCATCATAAAGAGGAAACTGATAATGCCCAACGTTAG